One Rattus rattus isolate New Zealand chromosome 12, Rrattus_CSIRO_v1, whole genome shotgun sequence genomic window carries:
- the LOC116913074 gene encoding PHD finger protein 11-like, which yields MVSILANGPSIKKRRGRKKRHSLGPPAQPKTMKCRRSRRHVTGEALGHRDAAVKASFLKKCLEAGLLTELFEQIQQNMISIHGRFMAETASESDYEGIETLVFGCGLFKDTLIKLEEGK from the exons ATGGTTTCTATTTTAGCCAATGGCCCAAGCatcaagaagaggagaggaaggaagaaacgaCACTCATTGGGCCCTCCCGCACAG CCAAAAACGATGAAATGCAGGAGATCTAGAAGACATGTGACAGGAGAGGCTCTCGGCCACAGAG ATGCAGCTGTCAAAGCTTCTTTTCTTAAGAAATGCCTGGAAGCAGGACTTCTTACTGAATTGTTTGAACAGATACAACAAAACATGATTTCAATTCATGGAAGATTCATGGCTGAGACTGCTTCAGAGTCAG ACTATGAAGGGATCGAGACcttagtgtttggctgtggacTATTTAAAGacacattaataaaattagaagaagGTAAGTGA
- the LOC116913073 gene encoding PHD finger protein 11-like has product MVQSTSSSALFRTIPDLCWSGLFHTNSGIFLTVQLYSSGLVECEAHDPLNIAKNFDVSSVLEKIWNGSTSKCSFCNNEGAIVGCDETSCAKNYHLLCAKEDHAILQVGVKRTYKIFCPEHPPQQEETTERGKCLK; this is encoded by the exons ATGGTCCAATCTACATCCTCCTCAGCCCTTTTCAGAACCATCCCTGACTTGTGTTGGTCAGGACTATTTCATACCAACTCTGGTATTTTTCTCACTGTGCAGCTGTATTCATCAGGACTGGTGGAGTGTGAGGCCCATGATCCACTTAATATAGCTAAAAATTTTGATGTAAGTTCAGTACTTGAAAAGATCTGGAACGGAAGCACGTCG AAATGCTCATTTTGTAATAACGAGGGAGCCATCGTGGGGTGTGATGAAACTTCCTGTGCCAAGAATTACCACTTACTCTGTGCCAAGGAGGACCACGCAATTCTACAAGTTGGAGTCAAAAGAACTTACAA aatattttgcCCAGAACATCCTCCACAGCAAGAAGAGACCACTGAACGTGGTAAGTGTCTAAAGTGA